One genomic window of Helicobacter canis includes the following:
- the flgG gene encoding flagellar basal-body rod protein FlgG — MMRSLYTATTGMLGQQLQIDTTSNNIANVNTTGYKKQRAEFNDLFYQTLQYAGTATSETTLSPTGIEVGLGVRPGAVQKMFSQGSPKETENNLDVAIEGKGFFQIQLPDGTIAYTRDGGFKLDDNGNIVTAQGYLLQPQITIPQDATQINIGTDGTVSVVQANNGVSNVIGQIEVANFINPAGLHSLGDNLFLNTNASGDAIVGVASTEGFGALRQGFLELSNVKLVEEMTDLITGQRAYEANSKTIQTADAMLQTVNSLKR, encoded by the coding sequence ATGATGCGCTCACTCTATACCGCCACCACAGGTATGCTAGGACAGCAGTTACAGATTGATACCACCTCAAACAACATCGCCAATGTCAATACCACCGGCTATAAGAAGCAAAGAGCCGAGTTTAATGACCTCTTTTACCAAACGCTCCAATACGCCGGCACCGCCACAAGCGAGACGACACTCTCCCCCACGGGTATAGAAGTGGGGCTTGGCGTGCGTCCGGGTGCTGTGCAAAAAATGTTTTCTCAAGGTAGCCCCAAAGAGACAGAAAACAACCTTGATGTAGCCATTGAGGGCAAGGGCTTTTTCCAAATCCAGCTGCCCGATGGCACGATCGCCTATACAAGAGATGGGGGGTTTAAGCTTGATGATAATGGCAATATCGTAACCGCGCAGGGCTATCTTCTCCAGCCCCAAATCACTATCCCCCAAGATGCCACGCAAATCAATATCGGCACAGATGGCACAGTGAGTGTCGTGCAGGCAAATAATGGTGTAAGCAATGTGATAGGGCAAATCGAAGTGGCAAATTTCATAAACCCAGCAGGGCTGCACTCTTTGGGGGATAATTTGTTTCTAAACACCAATGCTTCCGGCGATGCGATTGTAGGCGTGGCTAGCACAGAGGGCTTTGGCGCACTTAGGCAGGGCTTTTTAGAGCTAAGTAATGTCAAGCTTGTAGAGGAGATGACAGATCTCATCACCGGACAAAGAGCCTATGAGGCAAACTCCAAAACAATCCAAACAGCCGATGCAATGCTCCAAACGGTTAATTCTCTCAAACGCTAG
- a CDS encoding M99 family carboxypeptidase catalytic domain-containing protein codes for MRFVWLWVCFTAVLCAKTLRPIDFEIVKKEVSKSPTLLIIGGIQGDEPGGFNATNIFLNHYTIKNGSVWVVPVLNPHSMLLNHRGIYDDMNRKFALINPNDPEKPLIEHIKSVIKEDQVQAVLHLHDGSGYYRPSFESTLANPNRWGNCTVIDQVTLEGVKFGELESIANAMIAHINAHLLAPIHRYHLHNTQTAEKDKEMQKALTFYAINQGKPGYANEASKELNVAQRVYYHLLAIDALLTQMGIEFERDFTLSPQNVQKAIKDRSQTFALENLPEMPLFGLRPVLASFPIPKGKKASEITIISNNKILGLLPRDNALVLKYGNNVMTKILPKRVELYQGSIKPLESTIDKQARKISVGERVQIAREISLPSTITLDDKHTMHLRVVGLVGKDPSHITKASLNQNASLDTAGKLYRAEIYIQEKLEPSNTQEKVDSSKDHKVDLDSAAALPRVRVNVNLANIRTQAKVDSSVAGMVRWGRELEVLDSIESTQGKWLKVRYIYTNGTQGREVVGYILANLTKPNDSSKIAQVRVNLAHIRQEPSINANIVAKAPRGRVMEVRSTTTGLDSTQNANTEQWAHIHYVYSANGLKREINGYILASLLEPLESSKPQAPSVPKPKAQRAYKEYFGGMILLDFANNNAQ; via the coding sequence ATGCGGTTTGTTTGGCTTTGGGTTTGTTTTACGGCGGTGCTTTGTGCAAAGACATTGCGCCCTATTGATTTTGAGATTGTCAAAAAAGAGGTATCAAAATCCCCTACATTATTGATCATTGGAGGGATACAAGGCGATGAGCCCGGCGGCTTTAATGCGACAAATATTTTTCTCAATCACTACACGATCAAAAATGGCAGCGTCTGGGTAGTCCCTGTGCTAAATCCACATTCTATGCTACTAAATCATCGTGGAATCTATGATGATATGAATCGCAAGTTTGCACTCATCAACCCAAACGATCCTGAAAAGCCACTGATAGAGCATATCAAAAGCGTCATCAAAGAAGACCAAGTCCAAGCTGTGCTGCATTTACACGATGGGAGTGGGTATTATCGCCCAAGCTTTGAAAGCACACTTGCTAATCCAAATCGCTGGGGAAACTGCACGGTGATCGATCAAGTTACCTTAGAAGGCGTGAAATTTGGCGAGCTAGAATCTATCGCAAACGCAATGATCGCGCATATCAACGCACATTTACTAGCCCCAATCCACCGCTATCATTTGCACAACACCCAAACCGCTGAAAAAGACAAAGAAATGCAAAAAGCCCTGACCTTTTATGCGATCAATCAAGGCAAGCCCGGCTATGCCAATGAAGCGAGCAAGGAGCTTAATGTCGCCCAGCGCGTGTATTATCATTTGCTAGCTATTGACGCGCTTTTGACACAAATGGGCATAGAGTTTGAGCGGGATTTCACGCTAAGCCCACAAAATGTGCAAAAAGCCATCAAAGATCGCTCCCAGACCTTTGCCCTTGAAAATCTCCCTGAAATGCCACTTTTTGGCTTGCGTCCTGTGCTTGCTAGCTTCCCTATCCCCAAAGGCAAAAAAGCTAGTGAAATCACCATTATTTCAAACAACAAGATTCTAGGGCTTTTGCCTAGGGATAATGCACTAGTGCTGAAATATGGCAATAATGTGATGACCAAAATCCTCCCCAAACGCGTGGAGCTTTATCAAGGATCAATCAAGCCCCTAGAATCCACAATCGACAAGCAAGCACGAAAAATCTCTGTGGGCGAGCGCGTGCAAATAGCGCGTGAGATAAGCCTACCTAGCACAATAACACTTGATGATAAGCACACGATGCATTTGCGCGTGGTGGGGCTTGTAGGGAAGGATCCTAGCCACATCACAAAGGCTTCTCTCAACCAAAATGCGAGCCTTGATACAGCCGGCAAGCTCTATCGCGCAGAAATCTATATCCAAGAGAAGCTAGAGCCTAGCAATACGCAAGAAAAAGTGGATTCTAGCAAAGATCATAAAGTGGATCTAGACTCTGCTGCTGCACTTCCGCGCGTGCGTGTAAATGTCAATCTAGCCAATATCCGCACGCAAGCAAAAGTGGATTCTAGTGTCGCTGGTATGGTGCGATGGGGGAGGGAGCTAGAGGTGCTTGATAGCATAGAATCCACACAGGGCAAGTGGCTCAAGGTGCGCTATATTTATACAAATGGCACACAAGGGCGTGAGGTTGTAGGCTATATCCTTGCAAACCTTACAAAGCCAAATGATAGCTCCAAGATCGCGCAAGTGCGTGTCAATCTAGCACATATCCGCCAAGAGCCAAGTATCAATGCCAATATCGTGGCAAAAGCACCGCGCGGGAGAGTGATGGAGGTGCGATCTACCACAACAGGGCTAGATTCTACGCAAAATGCCAATACAGAGCAATGGGCGCACATCCATTATGTTTATAGTGCTAATGGATTAAAGCGCGAGATCAATGGCTATATCCTTGCAAGCTTGCTTGAGCCATTAGAATCTAGTAAGCCACAAGCTCCTAGTGTGCCAAAGCCCAAAGCCCAAAGAGCCTATAAAGAATACTTTGGCGGTATGATATTGCTTGATTTTGCCAATAACAATGCGCAATGA
- a CDS encoding Bax inhibitor-1/YccA family protein: MGLYDRNYTNNASDTSNVNISAEKAAAQDNALVKFVRITYIFFGASLFFAFVGAVIGFYNLQFVFENRMILFIIEIAALFGLMFSRSKPGLNIAMLFIFTTLTGLVATPLVAMVAAKAGAGAVVMAFAMTTIVFGAMSIFGIRTRKDLASMGTMLFVALIVVFIGSLVNLFLGSSMFQVIISSAVVILFSVYVAYDTQNIIRGLYSSPVDAAISLYLDFYNIFMSLLSLIGLSNRD; this comes from the coding sequence ATGGGACTTTATGATAGAAACTATACAAACAATGCAAGTGATACAAGCAATGTAAATATCTCTGCTGAAAAAGCAGCAGCACAAGATAATGCGCTTGTGAAGTTTGTAAGGATAACTTACATTTTCTTTGGGGCGAGCTTGTTTTTCGCTTTTGTTGGCGCGGTAATTGGCTTTTACAATCTTCAGTTTGTGTTTGAAAATCGTATGATACTTTTCATCATTGAGATTGCAGCACTCTTTGGGCTTATGTTTTCTCGCTCAAAACCCGGACTTAATATCGCAATGCTCTTTATCTTTACCACACTTACAGGCTTGGTGGCTACTCCGCTTGTGGCTATGGTAGCGGCAAAAGCGGGAGCCGGGGCTGTGGTGATGGCATTTGCAATGACGACAATTGTCTTTGGCGCGATGAGTATCTTTGGTATTAGGACACGCAAAGATTTAGCAAGTATGGGGACAATGCTTTTTGTCGCGTTGATTGTCGTATTTATCGGCTCACTTGTGAATCTATTTCTTGGAAGCTCTATGTTCCAAGTAATAATTTCAAGTGCGGTGGTGATTCTCTTTAGCGTGTATGTGGCGTATGATACGCAAAATATTATCCGTGGGCTTTACTCTAGCCCTGTCGATGCGGCGATTAGCCTGTATCTTGACTTCTACAATATCTTTATGAGCCTGCTCTCTCTCATCGGTTTATCTAACAGAGATTAA
- a CDS encoding DUF815 domain-containing protein — MILESTKSPFKVLENAEWHTYRAYIIRTFAGEFCLRAIMDFGEMPSLVGIESQARVLQENTSAFLAGKQALHALLFGARGCGKSSLIKATLLPYLLDSSSPLRVLELDSKDICLLPLVFDSLRDLPYRFIVFCDDIAFNQGDPSYKSLKSTLQGSLEARASNILLYATSNLRRLLESTSLRAGSSLPPSNELVQEELALSERFGLQIGFYDIGTQEYLAHIARLLDDETILLEASPVRQSALNFAAKIGGRNARIAEEFAIAWRNKSL, encoded by the coding sequence ATGATACTAGAATCCACAAAATCACCATTTAAAGTGCTAGAAAATGCGGAGTGGCACACATATAGAGCCTACATAATCCGCACCTTTGCAGGGGAATTTTGCTTGCGTGCAATTATGGATTTTGGAGAGATGCCTAGTCTTGTTGGTATTGAGAGTCAAGCTAGGGTGCTGCAAGAAAATACCTCGGCGTTTTTAGCTGGGAAGCAGGCGTTGCACGCGCTGTTGTTTGGGGCTAGGGGCTGTGGCAAAAGCTCTTTAATCAAGGCGACCTTGCTACCCTATTTGCTAGATTCTAGCTCGCCTTTGCGTGTGCTAGAGCTTGATAGCAAGGATATTTGCTTGCTGCCTTTGGTGTTTGATAGCCTGCGTGATTTGCCATATCGCTTTATTGTCTTTTGCGATGATATAGCATTCAATCAAGGCGATCCAAGCTACAAAAGCCTAAAAAGCACTTTGCAAGGCTCGCTTGAAGCAAGGGCTAGCAATATCTTGCTCTATGCTACCTCTAATCTCCGCAGGCTACTAGAATCCACTTCCTTGCGTGCAGGCAGTAGCCTTCCCCCAAGCAATGAGCTAGTCCAAGAAGAGCTGGCTTTAAGCGAGCGATTTGGCTTGCAGATTGGATTCTATGATATTGGCACACAAGAATATCTAGCACATATCGCACGGCTTTTAGATGATGAAACGATTTTGTTAGAAGCAAGCCCTGTGCGACAGAGCGCGCTTAATTTTGCTGCTAAAATCGGTGGCAGAAATGCGCGTATAGCTGAAGAGTTTGCCATAGCGTGGCGCAACAAAAGCCTATAA
- a CDS encoding glycosyltransferase family 4 protein, producing the protein MWILLYLLVFFLSFLVLQGVILISKKYQLFVDSSSSSKPQRFHYRPTSRAGGLGVLVGVLVGFASFGLLSSAWVYFIVACLVIFASGFVEDMGVSLSPKLRLLIQCFGASVACVAMENAWLRDLGLGFEFVYVLGVAFGVFAVVGVCNAMNIIDGFNGLSGGVAACVCVSIIIIAKQVDMLPIAIGCAILLSAILGFLVLNFPKGKVFLGDGGAYLIGFFLAVMLVLLTQEPSSIVSPWYGFCVMIYPVWEVLFSILRRKVIDKKEAMQPDSAHFHTLLFKKLGNNPLTSFILICANAPFIILATFFYANTSALMLTCLVFIIAYILAYRLLVR; encoded by the coding sequence ATGTGGATTTTGCTGTATTTGCTTGTGTTTTTTCTCTCTTTTTTAGTGTTACAAGGGGTGATACTCATTAGCAAGAAATATCAGCTTTTTGTGGATTCTAGTAGCTCTTCTAAACCACAGAGATTCCACTATCGCCCTACTTCTCGTGCTGGTGGTCTTGGCGTGCTAGTAGGCGTGCTAGTAGGGTTTGCTTCATTTGGGCTACTTTCTAGTGCGTGGGTGTATTTTATCGTGGCGTGTTTGGTGATATTTGCTAGCGGATTTGTGGAGGATATGGGGGTATCTCTTAGCCCCAAGCTTCGCTTGCTTATCCAATGCTTTGGCGCAAGCGTGGCGTGTGTAGCTATGGAAAATGCGTGGCTTAGGGACTTGGGACTTGGGTTTGAGTTTGTTTATGTGCTAGGCGTGGCGTTTGGGGTGTTTGCAGTTGTTGGCGTGTGTAATGCGATGAATATCATCGATGGCTTTAATGGCTTAAGTGGCGGCGTGGCGGCGTGTGTGTGTGTGTCGATTATCATCATAGCAAAGCAGGTAGATATGCTTCCCATTGCCATTGGGTGCGCGATTTTGCTAAGTGCGATTCTGGGATTTTTGGTGCTAAATTTTCCCAAGGGCAAGGTATTTTTAGGCGATGGTGGCGCATACCTCATAGGATTTTTTTTAGCCGTGATGCTTGTGCTACTCACACAAGAGCCATCTTCTATCGTTAGCCCTTGGTATGGGTTTTGTGTGATGATTTATCCAGTTTGGGAAGTCTTATTTTCAATACTAAGGCGCAAAGTGATTGATAAAAAAGAAGCAATGCAGCCTGATTCTGCGCATTTTCATACACTCCTTTTCAAAAAGCTAGGCAACAATCCTTTAACCTCTTTTATACTCATCTGTGCCAATGCGCCCTTTATTATCCTAGCGACATTTTTTTATGCCAACACTTCTGCGCTTATGCTTACTTGCCTAGTATTTATCATTGCTTATATTCTTGCTTATCGCTTGCTTGTGCGCTAG